The following proteins come from a genomic window of Synechococcus sp. NB0720_010:
- the rpaB gene encoding response regulator transcription factor RpaB, giving the protein MPLDEQQRQSDASSVEASSEQRATVMVVDDEPAVRRVLVMRLQLAGYQVVCAEDGEEALALFHKEQPDLVVLDVMLPKLDGFAVCRRLRAESCVPIIFLSALDAIAERVAGLDLGADDYLPKPFSPKELEARIATILRRVGRGSATNEPRDVPAGQGVLRVGDLVVDTNRRQVTRDGERIGLTYTEFSLLELLFREPGRVVPRAEILEQLWGYPPRRAADLRVVDVYVARLRGKLEPDPRNPELILTVRGTGYASQRMGENAPMAAAS; this is encoded by the coding sequence ATGCCGCTCGACGAGCAGCAACGACAGAGTGATGCCTCTTCTGTCGAGGCTTCGTCAGAGCAGCGCGCCACCGTGATGGTGGTGGATGACGAGCCTGCCGTGCGTCGGGTGCTCGTCATGCGTCTCCAGCTGGCCGGCTATCAGGTGGTCTGCGCTGAAGACGGTGAGGAAGCGCTGGCCCTTTTCCACAAAGAGCAGCCCGACCTGGTGGTGCTCGACGTGATGCTCCCGAAGCTCGATGGCTTCGCGGTCTGCCGGCGCCTGCGGGCGGAGTCCTGCGTGCCGATCATTTTTCTCTCGGCCTTGGATGCCATCGCCGAGCGGGTCGCCGGCTTGGATCTGGGGGCGGACGACTATCTGCCGAAACCCTTCAGTCCTAAAGAGCTGGAGGCTCGGATCGCCACGATCCTGCGCCGCGTTGGCCGCGGTTCAGCCACCAACGAGCCCCGGGATGTACCCGCGGGTCAGGGTGTTCTGCGTGTCGGCGACCTGGTGGTGGACACCAACCGCCGTCAGGTCACCCGGGATGGTGAGCGCATCGGTTTGACCTACACCGAATTCAGCCTGCTGGAACTGCTGTTCCGTGAGCCTGGCCGGGTCGTTCCCCGCGCTGAGATCCTCGAGCAGCTTTGGGGCTATCCGCCCCGCCGTGCCGCCGATCTGCGGGTCGTGGATGTCTACGTGGCCCGTCTGCGCGGCAAGCTCGAGCCCGACCCGCGCAACCCCGAATTGATCCTGACCGTGCGCGGCACCGGTTACGCCTCCCAGCGCATGGGCGAGAACGCCCCGATGGCGGCCGCCAGCTGA
- the lysS gene encoding lysine--tRNA ligase → MSELRETRLEKGKALAELGQGPYALRFEPSHRTAELQQAHADLPNGEEREVSVSVAGRVMTRRVMGKLAFFTLADETGPIQLFIEKATLGDDFGHLTSLVDAGDLIGVMGSLRRTDRGELSVKVKSWQMLSKSLQPLPDKWHGLADVEKRYRQRYLDLIVSPDTRETFRRRAIAVSSIRRWLDERGFLEIETPVLQSVPGGADARPFETHHNALDLPLTLRIATELHLKRLVVGGFERVYELGRIFRNEGISTRHNPEFTSIEVYQAYADYNDMMDLTEQLIAHVCQQVCGTTRISYQGTEIDLTPPWRRATMHELVLDATGLDFSSFGSRAEAAAAMQAQGLAVPELADSVGRLLVEAFDQKVESTLIPPTFVIDYPVENSPLARSHRSKPGLVERFELFIVGRETANAFSELIDPVDQRQRLEAQMARKAAGDDEAQEVDEDFINALEVGMPPTGGLGIGIDRLVMLLTDSPSIRDVIAFPLLRPEARSGAASPAMG, encoded by the coding sequence TTGTCTGAGCTGCGCGAGACCCGCCTCGAGAAAGGCAAGGCCCTAGCGGAGTTGGGCCAGGGTCCTTATGCCCTGCGCTTTGAGCCCAGTCACCGCACCGCAGAGCTCCAGCAGGCCCATGCGGACTTGCCGAATGGCGAGGAGCGAGAGGTCTCCGTCTCCGTCGCGGGTCGGGTGATGACGCGCCGGGTGATGGGCAAGCTCGCCTTCTTCACCCTGGCGGATGAAACGGGCCCGATTCAGCTGTTCATTGAGAAGGCCACCCTCGGAGACGACTTCGGTCACCTCACTTCCTTGGTCGATGCCGGTGATCTGATTGGTGTCATGGGCAGCTTGCGCCGCACCGATCGCGGGGAGCTGTCGGTGAAGGTGAAGAGCTGGCAGATGCTCAGCAAGAGCCTGCAGCCCCTGCCGGACAAGTGGCATGGTCTGGCTGACGTGGAGAAGCGCTATCGCCAGCGCTATCTCGATCTGATCGTTTCCCCGGACACCCGGGAAACCTTCCGCCGCCGTGCGATTGCGGTCAGCTCGATCCGCCGTTGGCTCGATGAGCGGGGCTTCCTTGAGATCGAAACCCCCGTGCTCCAAAGCGTGCCCGGTGGTGCCGACGCCCGCCCCTTCGAAACCCATCACAACGCTCTGGATCTGCCGCTGACCCTGCGGATTGCCACCGAGCTGCACCTAAAGCGCTTGGTGGTGGGCGGCTTCGAGCGGGTCTATGAGCTGGGCCGGATTTTCCGCAACGAAGGCATCAGCACCCGGCACAACCCTGAGTTCACCTCGATTGAGGTGTATCAGGCCTACGCCGATTACAACGACATGATGGATCTCACGGAGCAGTTGATTGCTCACGTGTGCCAACAGGTCTGCGGCACGACCCGCATCAGCTATCAGGGCACGGAGATCGACCTCACGCCCCCCTGGCGCCGGGCGACGATGCACGAGCTGGTGCTCGATGCGACGGGGCTCGACTTCAGCAGCTTTGGCAGCCGGGCTGAGGCGGCGGCGGCGATGCAGGCCCAGGGTTTGGCGGTGCCGGAACTGGCGGACTCGGTGGGACGTCTTTTGGTGGAAGCCTTCGATCAGAAGGTCGAGAGCACCCTGATCCCGCCCACCTTTGTGATCGATTACCCGGTGGAGAACTCCCCGTTGGCACGGTCCCACCGCAGCAAGCCGGGTCTGGTGGAGCGCTTTGAGCTGTTCATCGTTGGCCGTGAAACCGCCAATGCGTTCAGTGAGTTGATCGATCCGGTCGATCAGCGCCAACGGCTGGAAGCGCAGATGGCCCGCAAGGCCGCCGGCGACGACGAAGCTCAGGAGGTGGACGAAGACTTCATCAATGCCCTGGAGGTGGGCATGCCCCCCACGGGCGGCCTCGGCATTGGCATCGACCGGCTGGTGATGCTGCTCACCGACAGCCCCTCGATCCGGGATGTCATCGCCTTCCCACTGCTGCGTCCTGAGGCGCGATCCGGCGCTGCGTCGCCTGCAATGGGATAA
- a CDS encoding YdcF family protein, translating to MGFLLSKLLPLLVYPLGLGLLLQLAGLGSRRRPRLSRALGASGIAMVWLFAMPITSRQLIWGLEERAVALTPKTLPNADAIVVLGGGLKPALPPRRGVEVSEGGDRLLTGVRLMRQKKAGTLVTSGAQISFTAADPAPAEAFSAKALAEELGVPSQRIVPNPLSKTTAEEARDIGQLAKQRGWSQVLLVTSAFHMPRSLATFERRSGLQVIPVACDFLLPERQRLGSPTPGSLVQDLLPSAEALYLSSVALKEHLGLALYRLKGWA from the coding sequence ATGGGGTTTCTGCTCTCCAAGCTGCTGCCGCTGCTGGTCTATCCCTTGGGCCTGGGCCTGCTGCTCCAGCTCGCCGGCCTGGGCAGCAGACGCCGGCCAAGACTCAGCCGTGCGCTTGGGGCCAGCGGCATCGCGATGGTCTGGCTGTTTGCCATGCCGATCACCAGTCGGCAATTGATCTGGGGTTTAGAGGAGCGTGCCGTGGCGCTGACACCGAAGACGCTCCCGAACGCCGATGCCATCGTCGTGTTGGGGGGTGGCCTCAAGCCGGCCCTGCCGCCCAGGCGCGGCGTGGAAGTCAGTGAAGGAGGCGATCGTCTGCTGACGGGAGTGCGGCTGATGCGCCAAAAGAAGGCGGGCACCCTGGTGACCAGCGGCGCTCAGATCAGTTTCACCGCAGCAGATCCCGCGCCCGCTGAAGCCTTCTCCGCCAAGGCCCTCGCTGAAGAACTGGGGGTCCCCAGCCAGCGCATCGTGCCCAATCCCCTTTCCAAAACCACCGCCGAGGAAGCCCGCGACATCGGCCAGTTGGCCAAGCAACGGGGCTGGAGCCAGGTCCTCCTGGTGACCAGCGCCTTTCACATGCCCCGTTCTCTGGCGACCTTTGAGCGGCGCAGCGGCCTACAGGTGATTCCAGTGGCCTGTGATTTCTTGCTGCCGGAACGGCAACGCTTGGGAAGCCCGACCCCAGGATCACTGGTTCAGGACCTGCTACCCAGTGCTGAGGCGCTCTATCTGAGCAGCGTGGCCCTCAAGGAGCACCTGGGCCTGGCGCTCTATCGCCTCAAGGGCTGGGCATAA